The following are encoded in a window of Acipenser ruthenus chromosome 26, fAciRut3.2 maternal haplotype, whole genome shotgun sequence genomic DNA:
- the LOC117412668 gene encoding coiled-coil domain-containing protein 160 homolog isoform X2 encodes MEDTENREKEGEPHWVSQLFPPRFTALDLLENSLTPGTRPPLLLSEKLAAQRTERVQEIYRGALRELQEGERQDRRDRLAKRMVWDPQRGTKVELSSTVPTTTTTSTISTASENSTEPASKEEHAREVMEPCIWTAQELSALRQEMRQGDSERRRLETRLAEALEEIEKQRGERGSLEQALGSRERDLASAQQQNERRALHLQTLQREAGRRDARLEALAREVRERAAHSRGLAQELQKARSEIQELTLHNRELAAELGRLRQEQEAERLRQEQLAQVQREAAVRRLQRDLEAARSELAVEKQRHGRSLNALELLRRHFASLPAQEMQDTFTAKFE; translated from the coding sequence ATGGAAGATACTGAGAAcagggagaaggagggggagcCTCACTGGGTGTCTCAGCTGTTCCCCCCTCGCTTCACCGCGCTGGACCTGCTAGAGAACAGCCTCACCCCCGGGACACGACCCCCTCTCCTGCTATCTGAGAAGCTGGCTGCCCAGAGAACAGAGCGAGTTCAGGAGATCTATCGGGGGGCACTGAGAGAGCTGCAGGAGGGGGAGAGACAGGACAGGAGGGACCGCCTAGCGAAGAGGATGGTTTGGGATCCTCAGAGAGGAACCAAGGTGGAGCTGTCCTCCACtgtccccaccaccaccaccactagcACTATCTCCACTGCCTCAGAGAACAGCACGGAGCCTGCCTCAAAAGAGGAGCACGCCAGAGAAGTGATGGAGCCATGCATCTGGACTGCGCAGGAGCTGTCCGCTCTGCGGCAGGAGATGCGCCAGGGAGACTCGGAGCGCCGACGGCTGGAAACCCGCCTGGCTGAGGCTCTGGAAGAGATTGAAAAGCAGCGTGGCGAGCGAGGGTCGCTGGAGCAGGCTCTGGGGTCCAGGGAGAGGGACCTGGCCAGCGCCCAGCAGCAGAACGAACGCAGGGCCCTGCATCTACAGACGCTTCAGAGGGAAGCTGGCAGGAGAGACGCCAGACTGGAGGCCCTGGCGCGAGAGGTGCGGGAGAGGGCAGCCCACTCCCGAGGCCTGGCCCAGGAGCTGCAGAAAGCCAGGTCGGAAATCCAGGAGCTCACCCTGCACAACAGGGAGCTGGCCGCAGAGCTGGGGAGGTTGAGACAGGAGCAGGAGGCAGAGAGGCTGAGGcaggagcagctggcacaggtGCAGCGCGAGGCGGCCGTCAGGAGGCTGCAGAGGGACCTGGAGGCTGCCCGAAGCGAGCTTGCTGTGGAGAAACAGAGGCACGGCCGGAGCCTGAATGCCTTGGAGTTGCTCAGGAGGCACTTTGCTAGCTTACCTGCCCAGGAGATGCAGGACACCTTCACTGCTAAGTTTGAGTAG
- the LOC117412668 gene encoding coiled-coil domain-containing protein 160 homolog isoform X1, producing the protein MDTRPCVELIYVENIKSEAMEDTENREKEGEPHWVSQLFPPRFTALDLLENSLTPGTRPPLLLSEKLAAQRTERVQEIYRGALRELQEGERQDRRDRLAKRMVWDPQRGTKVELSSTVPTTTTTSTISTASENSTEPASKEEHAREVMEPCIWTAQELSALRQEMRQGDSERRRLETRLAEALEEIEKQRGERGSLEQALGSRERDLASAQQQNERRALHLQTLQREAGRRDARLEALAREVRERAAHSRGLAQELQKARSEIQELTLHNRELAAELGRLRQEQEAERLRQEQLAQVQREAAVRRLQRDLEAARSELAVEKQRHGRSLNALELLRRHFASLPAQEMQDTFTAKFE; encoded by the exons ATGGATACGAGGCCCTGCGTGGAGTTGATTTac GTAGAAAATATTAAGAGTGAAGCAATGGAAGATACTGAGAAcagggagaaggagggggagcCTCACTGGGTGTCTCAGCTGTTCCCCCCTCGCTTCACCGCGCTGGACCTGCTAGAGAACAGCCTCACCCCCGGGACACGACCCCCTCTCCTGCTATCTGAGAAGCTGGCTGCCCAGAGAACAGAGCGAGTTCAGGAGATCTATCGGGGGGCACTGAGAGAGCTGCAGGAGGGGGAGAGACAGGACAGGAGGGACCGCCTAGCGAAGAGGATGGTTTGGGATCCTCAGAGAGGAACCAAGGTGGAGCTGTCCTCCACtgtccccaccaccaccaccactagcACTATCTCCACTGCCTCAGAGAACAGCACGGAGCCTGCCTCAAAAGAGGAGCACGCCAGAGAAGTGATGGAGCCATGCATCTGGACTGCGCAGGAGCTGTCCGCTCTGCGGCAGGAGATGCGCCAGGGAGACTCGGAGCGCCGACGGCTGGAAACCCGCCTGGCTGAGGCTCTGGAAGAGATTGAAAAGCAGCGTGGCGAGCGAGGGTCGCTGGAGCAGGCTCTGGGGTCCAGGGAGAGGGACCTGGCCAGCGCCCAGCAGCAGAACGAACGCAGGGCCCTGCATCTACAGACGCTTCAGAGGGAAGCTGGCAGGAGAGACGCCAGACTGGAGGCCCTGGCGCGAGAGGTGCGGGAGAGGGCAGCCCACTCCCGAGGCCTGGCCCAGGAGCTGCAGAAAGCCAGGTCGGAAATCCAGGAGCTCACCCTGCACAACAGGGAGCTGGCCGCAGAGCTGGGGAGGTTGAGACAGGAGCAGGAGGCAGAGAGGCTGAGGcaggagcagctggcacaggtGCAGCGCGAGGCGGCCGTCAGGAGGCTGCAGAGGGACCTGGAGGCTGCCCGAAGCGAGCTTGCTGTGGAGAAACAGAGGCACGGCCGGAGCCTGAATGCCTTGGAGTTGCTCAGGAGGCACTTTGCTAGCTTACCTGCCCAGGAGATGCAGGACACCTTCACTGCTAAGTTTGAGTAG